CAAGTGCAGATTTAAAATACGCTCGTCAATTAGCCTTAGAAGCGGGGTTAGATACTAAAATTGTTGCCAAAGTAGAACGTGCAGAAACTGTCGCAACTGAAGAAGCAATGAACGACATCATTTTAGGTGCAGACGTAATTATGGTGGCTCGTGGTGATTTAGGAGTTGAAATCGGTGATGCAGCATTAGTTGGCGTACAGAAAAAGCTAATCCGCCGTTCTCGCCGTTTAAACCGTGTTGTTATCACAGCAACACAAATGATGGAATCAATGATCAAAAAACCAATGCCAACCCGTGCCGAAGTAATGGACGTAGCGAATGCTGTGTTAGATGGTACTGATGCCGTAATGCTTTCAGGTGAAACTGCCAACGGCGACTACCCTGAAGAAACGGTCAAATCAATGGCAGAAGTCTGCTTAGGAGCAGAAACAATGCCAAGTATCAATGTTTCTCGTCATCGTATGGATTATAAATTCTCTGATATTGAAGAAGCCGTAGCGATGTCTGCAATGTACACTGCAAACCATATGGAAGGGGTAAGTGCTATTATCGCCTTAACCCAATCAGGCGAAACGGCAAAATTGATGAGCCGTATCAGTTCAGGCTTACCAATTTATGCACTTTCTCGTAATGAGCAAGCATTAAATCGCTCAGCATTATATCGTGGTGTTACCCCTGTATATTATACACACGATAGCCGTACTATTGATGGAGCAAAAAAAGCGATTGCATTGCTAAAAGAGCAGGGCTACTTAGCAACCAATGACTTAGTCCTTCTCACCCACGGTGATGAATCTAAACTTGGCGGAACAAACACCTGCCGTTTATTGCGTGTAGAATAACTTTTTACGCTAAAATCCACGCTTTTGCGTGGATTTTTATTTTACAAAATACTTACTTAATTTGTTCTATTACAACACTTCTTACCCACAACAAATTACGTTACACTAGCCATATTAAATAACTTTTTTGCGATCGTGATGCTCCATATACTTGAACAACTTAAAGAAGAAAATTTGATTTCTGAACTCAATTATCAATTTGCCAAATTGATTGATCATCAACAGAAATCTCATCACTACACACAGCAACAACAAAATTTAGCGGTTTTATTAAGCGCCTTAATGTCTTATACCGCACTAGAAGGAAATAGTTGTTTACATTTAACCTCCTCTTTAGCACAAAATCCTTTTGATCTTACTCACAAATATGCTCATTTTGTTGAAGCTATATCGCAAAAAATTGGCGGAATCTCACCGCTTGATTGGCAATTTATTTTACAAAACCACATTGCTTTCAGTCAAAATCCAGAACAAATAGCCCCAATGCTATTTCAGCAAGAACGGCTTTACTTCTACCGTTATTGGCAAGCTGAAAATCGGGTCGCGACTTATTTACAACAAGCGGTCAGTTTCACACCAGATTTTACTCATATTCCCCTGTACCAACGTATATTAGCGCCATACTTCCCCGAAGAAACTGAAACTAATTGGCAAAAAATTGCCGTTGCTACTGCATTACAACAAAAATTTAGTATTATTTCAGGCGGGCCAGGTACAGGTAAAACACGTACAGTCGCTATTTTGCTGGCGGCTTTACAACAAAAGCAAGAAGAACTGGAGCTAAATCCACTCAATATTGCATTAGTTGCCCCAACGGGAAAAGCAGCAGCTCGTCTTAAAGAATCGATTTCAGGCAGTTTATTACAGCTTCCACTCTCTCAGGAACAAAGAAATGCAATTCCAATCAATGCAACTACCATTCATAGCCTAATTGGTATTACCCCACATCGAGATAAACCTCGTTATAATGATCGTAATCCATTAAATTTTGACCTAATTGTTGTCGATGAGGCTTCAATGATCGATCTTTTCGTGATGGAGAAGCTATTTAACGCTCTGAAGCCACATACTCGTGTGATTATGTTAGGAGATAAAGATCAACTTGCCTCCGTTGAAGCTGGTAATATTATGAGCGAACTTGGGCAATTTTTACACTATGGATACAGCCAAACACACCTTGATTACTTGGCTCAAACCACTGGCTATACCCTAGAGCCTCAATCTTCTCAAGTCCCTGATATTTGTAATTCACTCTGCCATTTACGCAAAAGCTATCGATTTGACGATAATTCAGGTATTGGAAAACTAGCAAAAGCAATCAATAAACAACAAGTGGCCAATTCTTGGCAACTTTTTGCTACACCTTCGCCTTTAAGCGATCTTGCATTAATGGAATACCCTTCCCCATTAGAATTTGCGGATACTTCACACTACCAACAACAGTGTATTAAATTGGTTATTACCTATGCAATTGAACACTATCGAGATTATTTAACATTGGTAAAAAAACAAGAACAAAATCCAGATAACATTCAAATTATTATTGAGGTTTTTAATGCTTTCAAAAAAGTACGTTTATTAACCGCTTTACGAGTAAGTGAATTTGGTGTTGAACGGCTCAATCAACGAATTGCTGAAGGATTACAGCAAGCTGGGTTAATCCATTTTCGTTATAGCCGGGAAAACTACCTAGGTAAGCCCATTTTGATTACGGAAAATGCACCCATCTTAAATCTCTCAAGTGGGGATATTGGGTTAGTTTTAGCTGATACACAAGGAAAACCTAAAATTTATTTTGAAGGGGAAACCATAGATAAAATGATTAAAGTTACCCCAAGTCGCTTGCCAAGCAATGAACCCGCCTATGTGATGACTGTTCATAAATCTCAAGGCTCTGAATTTGAACATACCGTGTTGATTATGCCGTTAAATGCTACCCCAATTTTAACGAAAGAGTTGCTCTATACTGCTGTAACACGAGCAAAGAAAAAATTTACTCTCTTTAGTAACGAAAAAGTATGGAAACAAGGGATAAAAAGCCAAACGCAACGACAAAGTGGATTAAAAGAACAAATTTTGGCACTAAACTAGTACAAGCGGTTACTTTATTAAAAATTTTCTCCATTTTGTGAACTCTAACCACTTTTTTATCGTGATAAACCAGTAAAATAACGACTCTTTTCAATTCTGGAATAGTCTATGCAACAGCACACCAAAGGACAGGTATTTAGACAAAATTTTTCATCAGGGCTAGTTGTATTTTTAATTGCCCTTCCTCTGTGTTTAGGAATTGCCCTCGCATCAGGAGCTCCACCATTAGCGGGGATTTTGTCAGGTGTTATCGGCGGAATTTTAATTGGCACTCTCAGTAGCTCACCAATTAGCGTAGCAGGCCCAGCCGCAGGGCTAACGGCCATTGTCTTAAGTGCAATCACTGAACTCGGTAGTTTTGACCTGTTTCTCTGTGCTGGCGTTATTGCTGGAGCGATACAACTTTCATTGGGCTTTATGCGCGCAGGTAGTATTACTAATTATATTCCTATTGCAGTCATTGAAGGAATGCTTGCTGGTATTGGTATTATCATCATAATTAAACAAATTCCGAGTATTTTCGGGTACGAAAACTTTCCTACTCTTAACTCTCTTCCTACGTTAAGTATTCATTTAGGCTCACTAATTATTGCGACTATTTCTTTCATTATTTTAATCGGTTGGCAGTATTGCCCACGTTTAAATCAGATAAAATCACTACCTACAGCCCTTATTGCAGTTATTGCTGGAATTATCATCAATCAACTTTTTATTCAACTATATAGCCCACTTGCTGTCCCTAGCAGTCAGCTCGTCCAATTACCTGATATACATAATATATCTGATATACAACAACTTATTCGTTTTCCCCAATTTTCAGGTTTTACTCTCCCAATCGTTTGGATAACAGGCATAACTATCGCATTAGTCGCTTCTATTGAGACTCTGCTCTCTATTGAAGCTGCCGATCGTTTAGATAAACACCGCAGAATAACAGATACAAACCAAGAACTTCGAGCTCAAGGTATTGGTAATATTGTTGCCTCATTTATTGGTGGGCTACCAATAACTTCTGTGATTATTCGCTCTTCTGCTAATGCCAATGCTGGTGCTAATCACAAAATATCGACCATTATTCACGGTATATTATTGCTATTGTGTGTACTTTCAGTACCCCATTTACTTAATAAAATTCCGCTTGCAAGTTTAGCCGCTGTTTTAATTATAGTAGGATATAAATTAACCGCTCCATCTACTTATCTTCATTTTTGGCGCAAAGGAATTTATCAATTTATTCCCTTTATTGCCACAATGATTGCTGTTGTATGCCTAGATCTACTTAAAGGTGTTGGAATTGGTTTAATTATCAGCTTACTATTTATTTTACATAGCAATATGAAACGAACTTATTATCTCAGCCGAGAAGAATTAGCAAATGCGGGGACAATTATTTTGGAATTAGGTGAAGAAGTCTCTTTTTTAAATAAAGCAGCATTAAAGAAAACATTAAAAAATATTCCATCTGATGCTCATATTATTATTAACGCAGAAAAAGCAATCTATATTGCGAGCGATATTTTAGAACTTCTAGAAGATTTTACCAATGTATATGCCCAAGAACATAATATCAGAGTTAGCCTAAAAGGGTTTAAATATGATTATGAATACCAAGACGGAAACGAACATCGCCATATTCGAGTTGAACATCATCGGCAGATGTAACCGCTCATTATCATTATGGGCTTATTAAATATAAAAAATCCGCTTTAAAATATTAAAGCGGATTTTACTATTAACTTATTTAGATAAATCTATCTGGTACACAGCAAACCCTGTTTCGTCCGTTTCTAAGAACGTCATTGGATATTGCCCTTTCTCTTTAATAAATGATTTTGCTTTATCTGTTGGCGAAGTTTCAAAACGAATATCTAACTTCACTTTGCTGTTAATTGGTGCAAATCGCCAATTTTTATCTGCCGTTGGACTAACTGTACCGTTAGTTTTACTTTCTGCACTGATATAATTTGCCACAATTTGACGATTTTCATCAGGACCAGCAAATACAATATGGCTATCGCCAGTTCCCGGGAACTTACCACTATAAGCACGATAATTATTAGTCGCAATCAAAAACTCAGCTTTCGGATCAACTGCTTTACCATTATACGTTAAATTAAGCACCCGATGAGAATTTGGATTAATTAAATTACAATCACCATCATAACGGGCAGGCTGTGTGAGATCATACTGATATTCTACCCCATCAATTACATCAAAATTATAAGTACGGAACCCCGTCCAATTTAAGAGGCTTTGTGGTTTTTCACTATTAGGATCGATTTGGTTAAACATTCCTGCACTACATTCTAACCATTCTTTTAATTCATCGCCCGTAACTTTTAATACCACCAATGTATTTGGGTAAAGGTATAAATCTGCGGCATTACGGAAAGTTAAATCGCCTTTATCCACTTCAGTATAACCCGTAGGGTCATTTTTACGTCCACCAGCTTTAAATGGTGCACCTGCGCTTAATATCGGTAATCCTACTAAATCAGGCAAACCTTTCACAATATTTTCAACATAAGCCCGTTGTGCCTGATTCACAATTTGAATAGTTGGATCATCTTGTACTAAAGCTAAATAGCTATACATATTATCCGTTGCTTTTCCTATTGGCTGAGAAACAAAAGTACGTGTTGCTTCATGTACAGGTTTTAACAATGCCGTAACGCCTGGGTGATTTTCTACCGTTGCCACTTTCTTTTCTGTATCATAAATCGGACGTAATACTGCGGATCCATCAATCACCACCCATTTACCATTTTCTTCTGTTAGTGTGAGATCAACGACACTGATATTATTACCCCAATATCCCGCCATACTTTCAGGCATATTTTTTACAGTTCCTTTCTCTAAATTTACATTTGGTGATTTTGCAAATTCTTTATTTGGGAACAAGCGGTGAGAATGCCCGAAAATTACCGCATCAATGCCTTTTACATCAGCTAAATAAAATGCTGAATTTTCTGCACCTTCTTTATAAGGTTCATCTGATGGACCTGTATGTGCCAAAGCAACAATAATATCTGCTCCTTTCTGTTTTAGAATTGGCACATATTTTTCTGCAGTTTTTACAATATCTCGTGTTTCCACTTTTCCATCTAAATTTGCCTTATCCCACACAACAATTTGTGGCGTAACAAAACCAACGTAACCAATTTTTACAGTATGCTTATGCCCATTTTCATCGATGACCTCTTTTTCTTGAATGAAATAAGGCTGAAAAGCGGGATCTTCCGTACCAGCTTTTACTACATTCGCATTTATAATCGGGAATTTGGCTTGTTTAATGGCATCATCTAAATAGGTTAGTCCATAGTTAAATTCGTGATTTCCTAATGTTCCTACGTCGTAATTCATAAAATTTAACGCATCAATAGCAGGGTTCGACTTACCTTCTTTATAGCCCACAGCGGCTTGATAATCTGCAATAGGATTCCCTTGAATTAAATCGCCGTTATCCACCAACACACTATTTTTTGCTTCTTTGCGAGCCTGTTCAATCAATGTTGCCGTGCGTGTAAAACCAAATTTAGGAGTAGGTGCGTCTTTATAGTAGTCAAAATCAGTTAGAAAACTGTGGACATCCGTTGTTCCAACAATACGCAATGCCACTTTATTTTTTGATTCTGCAAAGGCAAAACGATTTGCACTCAAAGCTAAAAATGTGGTTGCACCAATTTGGATAAAGCGTCTTCTATTCATCATTATTAATTCTCCAAGGGTAAAAACTGACAAATATTTTACAAAAACAACCGCTTATACTCTAGCGTTTTCTATAGAATTAGCCTCTTTAAAAGAACCTTTACACAAAAATGAGAGAAATACGACAATTTTTATTGCCCAAAAAGAAAAAGCGACTCTTGTCGCTTTTTACTCACTTTCCTATACTATTTATTGCCCTGAGATTTTTAGTTTATCCAGCAAAATCGACCCTGTTTGAATGTTAGATCGATGTTCAATATCATCACCTACGGCAACCATATTTTGATACATATCTTGTAATTTTCCTGCTATTGTAATTTCAGCCACAGGATAGGCAATTTCACCATTTTCTACCCAAAACCCTGCCGCACCTCGAGAATATTCACCTGTAACGCCATTAATTGCGCCACCTAACATTTCTGTAACCAATAAACCTCTGCCCATCTCTTTTAGCAACGTTTCCAGACCACCTGTTCGATTAGGTTGTACTAACCAATTATGAATTCCCCCAGCGTGTCCTGTTGTTTGTCTTCCTAATTTACGTCCGCTATAACTGGTTAAAAGGTAAGATTGCAATACGCCATCAGTAATAATTTCTCTATCTTGTGTGATAACGCCTTCACTATCAAATGGCGATGACGCAAGCTGTTGTAATAAATGAGGACGTTCTGAAATTGCAAACCAATCAGGTAAAATTTGCTCACCTAATTTATCTTGTAAAAAGCTAGATTTACGATATAAAGCCCCACCACTAATAGCTCCTGCTAAATGCCCTATAAGCCCCGTTGCCACATCATTATAGAAAATAACTGGAAACTCACCTGTTGCTAACTGTTGCGGATTTAGCCGTTTTACTGCTTTCATCGCTGCTTGTTTCCCAACCCATTCAGGATCTGCTAGCTGATCAAACTGGCGAGAAATCGTATATTCATAATCCCGTTCTAGTTGCTCTTTATAAGCTGAAATCAAACTACAAGAAAGTGAATAACGGCTCGATAAATAGCTCTGCAACATTCCGTGTGTATTGCCATATACTCGAATACCACTATGAGAATTAAAGGTTGCACCTTCACTATTTACAATCTTTTCATCACTATGTATGCCGTAATGTTCCGTTTCTAAAGCCAAAGCCACTGCTTTATCTACATCAATTTCAGCTTGATGATAAAGGTCTAAATTAGGAGCATTAAACGCCATCATTTCCTTATCAGCAAGCCCAGCACACTCATCTTCAGAAGTATATTTTGCAATAGCTAATGCAGATTCAACCGCTTGTTGAATTGATTTTGGCTGTAAATCTGATGTAGAAGCATTACCTTTTCTTTTTCCTAAATAGACAGAAATACCAAGAGATCCATCGTTATTAAATTCAATATTTTCAATCTGCTCTAAACGGGTGGAAACAGAAAGCCCTGCAACTTTAGTTACACCGACTTCTGCTGTTGCACCAGCCTTCTCTGCTAAAGATAATGCTGTTTGCACCGCATCTCGTAAAATGTGTTCTTGATGTTGTAATTCAGTTTGGGTTACTAAGCTCATAATGTTTTATCTTATAAATGGCTCACCGTTTATTTAAGTGAAAGCCGTGAGTATTGCAATGATAGGGCAGTACAATGTGGTTTATCATTGACCAGACGTGCTTTTCCACATAGAATGTAAAAGTAAAAATCTTATCAGAAAAGCCTATCCATTGCGATAGGCTTTTTAGCTCAAAAGGGGGAATGATGGCTCGCAAAGCACGCAATAATGAAATGGACTGGACAGATAATGAAGAAGAAATTATTTGGGTAAGTAAGAGTGAAATTAAACGAGATTCGGAACAGCTTAAAAAACTTGGTGAGAATTTAATAAACTTAACACCTGCTAATTTAGCAAAAATGCCTTTAGATGATAGTCTCCGTGAGGCGATTGAATTAGCACAGCGTTTACGCTTGGAAGCTCGCCGCCGTCAAATTCAGTATATTGGCAAATTATTACGCAACCGTGATCCTGAGCCAATACAAGAAGCCTTAGATAAAGTGCAAAATCGGCATAATCAACAACTTGCCCTATTGCAAAAATTAGAAATTATACGGGAACAATTAGTTGAACAAGGCGATATGGCGTTAAACCCTCTCCTAGAAGATTACCCACAATTAGATCGCCAACATTTGCGTAATCTTATTCGTGCTGCCCAAAAGGAACGTCAAGCTAACAAGCTCGCAAAAAATTACCGTGAAATATATCAATATTTAAAATCAATGATTGTAGAGCTATAAACCGAAAGTAGGAAAATCACAATGAACATAATATATTTATCACATATCAGTCTAGCCTATATTAGCTTAGGATTATTACTCCTAAGAGGCGTTCTCTCAGCTAAAATGGTAGATTGGCGACAATACAAAATCTTAAAAATCGCCCCACATATTATTGATACTCTACTCTTGATTTCAGGGATAACTATCTTCTTTGGATTTAGTTTTAATTGGAATGAGAGCTGGATTTGGTCAAAATTACTCTTTTTAGTGCTTTATATTATTTTTGCCGCAAAAGCCTTCAAAAAACAGCAACCATTTTCACTTAAACATTTCTTACTTGCTGTAGTAAGTTTTATGTTAATGATGCTTATTGCGGTTATTCATTAACAAATGGCAAGTTTAAACATCGTTTTGCATTAATTTTTAGCCTTAAGTTTTAACTTAGGGCTTTATTTTTCCCAATAAAAAACTGAATTTCCTGTAATAGAAAATTCAGTTTTAACTAACCTAAAGGAAAGATTTCCTCTATCTATTAAGCACGTTTAAAGTCTAAGTGAACTAATTTTGGTTTAGTTGGGTGACGTTGAATTGCTTGTACTTTAACTTTTTCTTCTTTACCACCAATAACAAGCGTTAATACTTCGCTATAAAACGAATCATGTACTTGTGCATTGTTTACTTTATCGTGGTCTAAGATGATTGATACAGGCTCTGCGTTACCACCGTAGATAATTGCAGGAACTTGACCATTATGACGCAGGCGGCGGCTCGCACCCTTACCTTGCGCTAAACGAACTTCAGCTTCAAATGTAAATGACATTGTTTAAATCTCATAAAATAGAGCAATATTGCTCTGATAAATAAAAAATAGCAGGCGACCCAGCTATTCCCCAAGAACTATTTCGGTAAAAAACCGAACGCTAATTCTAAAGAAAAAACGCAGAAAAGCCAACCTCTTTTTTATTTTTAACAAAAAAGTAAATATATCTTACCGCTTGTTTCCTTCACTATCAGTATGGCTTTTGCTCTTCAGGATAAAATAAAACTGAAGGATTGCCATATAACATCTGATAGTAATAATCGTATGCCAGCACATTCTGCACATAGCCTCGAGTTTCATAAAAAGGAATTGAGGCAATAAATTCGTCCATCGCAAGCTGCCCATTCGCCCGAGCTAACCATTTTTCAACTCGGCTCGCTCCTGCATTATATGCAGCCGATATTAAAATACGATTATTAGGATATTTCTGATTTAACTCTGCCAAATGTGCCGTTCCTAGCATAATATTTTTAAATGGAGCCAATAAATCTCGCTCATTATGATAAGGTAATTGGCTATTTTTAGCGGTTAATGATGCAGTTGTAGGTAACATTTGCATTAAGCCTAACGCATTAGCCGATGAACGGGCTTTCGGATTCCAAGCACTTTCTTGGCGTGCAATAGCCATCGCAAAGCTCTGAGAAATAGGCTTATTGCGTAAATTTATCATAAACCAATCTGCATAAGCATTGGGTAAACGCAAAGGTAAATAATCCCATGCTTTTGCCTGAATAGTTGCCTCTACAGCTAAATCAAACCAGTCTTGCTCTACCGCATAACTTGCTAATGCTAATTTTTCCTCAAAACTAACCGCTTGTAACAATGAAATCCAGACTAATTTAGCAGAATCAAATCGGGATAGCGTTCGTAATTCAGTAATACGCTCAAGCGGTTGTTTAAACTGAATTTTTTGCGATGGGGATAATGGCTGAATATCAGGTATTTTGGGTAGATAAGGCTTATTTAACCTACTTGCTGCCAACATTGCATAAAAACCTCGCTCTTGGCTTAAATTCTCCAATAATTTTTTTTCTAATTTTGGATCTGATTTCGCCTGCCAATAACGCCATTCTGGTTTTGCTTTACTCTCATCTGAAAGTAGTGGTAGCCATTCTTGTAAGCTTGTTTTTTGCCAAATCGCCATTCTTAAACGGCGTTCTGTTAAATTATCTATTTTTAACTGCTTAATTTGCTCATCACGCCAAAGCTGAAAAATTGGATTTTCATTATCAAATAATCGGCTAATAAAGGCTGTTTTCCATACTTTTATTTCCTCATTTGATAACTGCCAACGCTCTGCCCATTGTTGATATAGAGAAAAATTAGCATTTTCTGTCTGCTCTGATAAGGTTTTGACAAAACGAGGGAATGCAATTAACAAAATTGCTTTATTTTGTGGCTCTAGCGGTTGATTTTCAGCAAAATTTTGCAATTCTTTCACAGAAAGTAATAATCCTTTCACGCCATTAAGCCATTCTGCCATAGCTGGATTTGCATTAACGATCAATGCTTCTAAATCAGCTTTTGCATTTTTTTCAAATAATCTGACCGCTTTAGCTCGTACTTTTTCATCAGTTTTAAATCCTTTATCTCGCCAGTAAGCTTCGATATTTTGACATTCCTGTGATAATTTCCCATTCTGCAACCAAAATTTATCGAATTGCATCAATAAATCACTCATTTGTTCTGATTGTTCTATATTTTGTGCCGAATGCTCTATTTGTTCTACTTCAGGGTTAATTTCAAGCTGTTCCGCTAAAAGCTGAAATTGAGCAGAGAATAAACGGCACTGATTATTTACATCAGGAGTAACCTGTTTTGCATAATCAATCAATGCTGCAAATTGTTGTTGTTCGTAATACAAAGGAAATAACCGCTGAGCTAATTTATTACGCTTAGCAATATCAGGGTATTTAGTGGAAAATGTAGTAATCCATTCTTTAACCTTCTCAGGATTTTTTCCTGCCTCACTGGCTAATTTCGCTTTTAATATTGCCCAATCACTTTCTGCAATCAGCGGATAATTTGGATCATAAAGTTGCTCAGCTAATTCAAGTAAATCTGGTGTTACTTTATTTTGACGCTCGGCTTCAGCCAACAGCGATTCTAACTGCAAAAAATTCTCTCGCTGTTTCAGTAATGTTTTATAAGCAAGTTTTTGCTGTAACTGCCATTGCTGTTTCGCTTGTTCTATATTCATACTAGACTGCATTACATCATTTGATATTGTTTCTTCCGCAAATACAACCGTATGAATAAACAACGTAGCAAACACCGTTTTTTTCCACATACTATTTTTCTCTTATCTTTAAAAAATCTGTTCTTTCATTAGAATATAAAAACCGCTTGAAGTTGCCTCAAGCGGTTAGTTTTTATCAATTTTTACAAATTAGCCAATAACTTGTGGCAAAATTCCTCGTTCAACTAAAAATGGCACAATTACAATCAATATACCAATAATTAACGCCCCCCATAATGAAAGCATACCGCCTTTTACTCGGTAAGGTAAATTAGGTAATTGACGACGCATTTTGTAAACCATTGCAATCGGTAAAACAATAGCATAAAACGCAAACATTTGCCCTGCATAGCCTAAAGCCGTAATGAAGCCTTGCGGGTAGAAAAATGCAAACAACATTGGGGGGAGAAATGTTAGCATACCAAATGTCATTCTATTTGCGTTGATATTCACCCGCTTAAAGAGATCTTCTAGCGCCTCAAACAAACCTAATGCCACCCCTAAAAATGAAGTAATTAAAGCCAATGCGGAGAAAATACGTATAGCTACACTAATAACCGCACTACCTGTGGCTTGTCCCATTGCTTCAGCTAATCCATTAAGCGTTGGGTTTTTCTCAATAATTTGCAAAAATTCTGTTTGATTTAACACTCCGTGAGTAGCTAACTGCCATAAAATATAAGCAATCAGTGGAATAGCTGTTCCAGCTAAAATTGAGATCCGCAAGGCTTTAACATTTCCCTCTAAATATTTATTCAAACTCGGAATTGAACCGTGAAAGCCAAATGCAGTGAAAAAAATCGGGCTTGCTGAAATCAATAAGAAATTATCAATTGGAATTTCAAGTAAATTTTCCACAGAAACTTTTGGTAGCAATAACCCAAGTACCGCCAAAAACATTAAAATTTTTGTAGCAAACAAAATACGGTTAATCGCATCAACGCTTGTCGTTCCACTAATAATGAAAGCGCCAAAAACAAGGGTAAACAGGATACCTGCAACTCGCACCGTAGTTTGTTCATCAACAATTGTTGGTAAAAATGCGCTCAATAATGAGCTACCGCCAGAAACATAAGCCGATAAAATTGCATAGAGAAAAACAATCAATACAGCCGTGGAAATTACCCGTCCAAATGTACCATAATATTTTTCTGCCAAAGTACCAATTCCCGCATCACTGTCAGCATTTTGATACAGTTCTACAAATAATAAAGCACTAAAACATAATAATAAC
This portion of the Vespertiliibacter pulmonis genome encodes:
- the pmbA gene encoding metalloprotease PmbA is translated as MSLVTQTELQHQEHILRDAVQTALSLAEKAGATAEVGVTKVAGLSVSTRLEQIENIEFNNDGSLGISVYLGKRKGNASTSDLQPKSIQQAVESALAIAKYTSEDECAGLADKEMMAFNAPNLDLYHQAEIDVDKAVALALETEHYGIHSDEKIVNSEGATFNSHSGIRVYGNTHGMLQSYLSSRYSLSCSLISAYKEQLERDYEYTISRQFDQLADPEWVGKQAAMKAVKRLNPQQLATGEFPVIFYNDVATGLIGHLAGAISGGALYRKSSFLQDKLGEQILPDWFAISERPHLLQQLASSPFDSEGVITQDREIITDGVLQSYLLTSYSGRKLGRQTTGHAGGIHNWLVQPNRTGGLETLLKEMGRGLLVTEMLGGAINGVTGEYSRGAAGFWVENGEIAYPVAEITIAGKLQDMYQNMVAVGDDIEHRSNIQTGSILLDKLKISGQ
- the yjgA gene encoding ribosome biogenesis factor YjgA; the protein is MARKARNNEMDWTDNEEEIIWVSKSEIKRDSEQLKKLGENLINLTPANLAKMPLDDSLREAIELAQRLRLEARRRQIQYIGKLLRNRDPEPIQEALDKVQNRHNQQLALLQKLEIIREQLVEQGDMALNPLLEDYPQLDRQHLRNLIRAAQKERQANKLAKNYREIYQYLKSMIVEL
- a CDS encoding SirB2 family protein; the protein is MNIIYLSHISLAYISLGLLLLRGVLSAKMVDWRQYKILKIAPHIIDTLLLISGITIFFGFSFNWNESWIWSKLLFLVLYIIFAAKAFKKQQPFSLKHFLLAVVSFMLMMLIAVIH
- the rplY gene encoding 50S ribosomal protein L25, encoding MSFTFEAEVRLAQGKGASRRLRHNGQVPAIIYGGNAEPVSIILDHDKVNNAQVHDSFYSEVLTLVIGGKEEKVKVQAIQRHPTKPKLVHLDFKRA
- a CDS encoding transglycosylase SLT domain-containing protein, coding for MWKKTVFATLFIHTVVFAEETISNDVMQSSMNIEQAKQQWQLQQKLAYKTLLKQRENFLQLESLLAEAERQNKVTPDLLELAEQLYDPNYPLIAESDWAILKAKLASEAGKNPEKVKEWITTFSTKYPDIAKRNKLAQRLFPLYYEQQQFAALIDYAKQVTPDVNNQCRLFSAQFQLLAEQLEINPEVEQIEHSAQNIEQSEQMSDLLMQFDKFWLQNGKLSQECQNIEAYWRDKGFKTDEKVRAKAVRLFEKNAKADLEALIVNANPAMAEWLNGVKGLLLSVKELQNFAENQPLEPQNKAILLIAFPRFVKTLSEQTENANFSLYQQWAERWQLSNEEIKVWKTAFISRLFDNENPIFQLWRDEQIKQLKIDNLTERRLRMAIWQKTSLQEWLPLLSDESKAKPEWRYWQAKSDPKLEKKLLENLSQERGFYAMLAASRLNKPYLPKIPDIQPLSPSQKIQFKQPLERITELRTLSRFDSAKLVWISLLQAVSFEEKLALASYAVEQDWFDLAVEATIQAKAWDYLPLRLPNAYADWFMINLRNKPISQSFAMAIARQESAWNPKARSSANALGLMQMLPTTASLTAKNSQLPYHNERDLLAPFKNIMLGTAHLAELNQKYPNNRILISAAYNAGASRVEKWLARANGQLAMDEFIASIPFYETRGYVQNVLAYDYYYQMLYGNPSVLFYPEEQKPY
- a CDS encoding aromatic amino acid transport family protein, encoding MKNKTLGSTLIVAGTTIGGGMLAMPLTSAGIGFGFTMILLVGLWLLLCFSALLFVELYQNADSDAGIGTLAEKYYGTFGRVISTAVLIVFLYAILSAYVSGGSSLLSAFLPTIVDEQTTVRVAGILFTLVFGAFIISGTTSVDAINRILFATKILMFLAVLGLLLPKVSVENLLEIPIDNFLLISASPIFFTAFGFHGSIPSLNKYLEGNVKALRISILAGTAIPLIAYILWQLATHGVLNQTEFLQIIEKNPTLNGLAEAMGQATGSAVISVAIRIFSALALITSFLGVALGLFEALEDLFKRVNINANRMTFGMLTFLPPMLFAFFYPQGFITALGYAGQMFAFYAIVLPIAMVYKMRRQLPNLPYRVKGGMLSLWGALIIGILIVIVPFLVERGILPQVIG